ACATCGGGATGACTGATGATGAGTTGCTCGACCCAGCGGCAGATGTCCGCATTGCTGGTCGGCGCGGAAACTTTGTCCACCACAGCCGCGAGATCATCGGTCTGCAGCGCCTTTTGAATGATGTTGTCCGGATGGCTGGCCTTGAAATGTCCAAACAGCCACGACACACGCGCCACGAGCGCCCGGGGAGAGGCCTGCAGCACCGCCTGCTCTCCGGCGAGCTTGGTGCGGCCATAGACGTTCACAGGCAGTGTCTCATCCTGCTCGGTCAATACATCATGAGGCTCGCCGCTGAAGACGTAATCCGTGCTGAAGTGGACCATGCGGGCACCCCGCTTCTGACAGCACTCCGCCAGGACCTGCGGCGTCACGGCATTGGCCAGAAAAGCACGCTGCGGCTCCACTTCGCATACATCAGGGCTGGTCATACCAGCTGCATTGAGCAGCACATCAAAGTCACGGCCAGCCAGAGCCGCTGAAACCGTGTCCGGCTTTTCAAAATCCAGCTCGGCACGCCCCAGGGTGGAGGTCTGAAATCTGGGTGAAAAGTGGCTTTGCAAGGCACGCCCCAGGCCACCGGTGGCGCCGAGGATGAGGATGCGAGGTGCTGGCATGCCCCATGCTTGCCACGCCTCCGGCGCTTGCAAAGCTAAAAGGCATCTCCATAGATGGGCGCGCCATAGTTCAGAATGAGTGATGTGCAGCCCAGAATCGTGATTGTCGGCGCCGGCCTTGCGGGGCTGGCCTGTGCTCGCGTGCTGGCGGCTGCCGGTCGTCCCTTCATGATTCTGGAAGCCTCCAATGCCGTGGGCGGCCGCGTGCGCACGGACAAGGTGGATGGCTTTCTGCTGGACCGTGGCTTTCAGATCTTCCTGCCAGCCTACCCCGAAGCGCGGCGTGTGCTCGACTACGAGGCACTGGACCTGCGGCCCATCTACCGTGGTGCCGATGTCTTTGTGAAGAACCGCTTCCACCGCATGGCGGATCCGCTGGCACACCCGCTCGCAGCCCTGAAAAACATGGGCGAGGAAGTGGCCACGCTGCGTGACAAATGGACCACGCTGCTGCTGCGCAAGGAGGTCTTTGGCATGCGCGAGCCTCCGCTGGAGCTGCCTGAAATGGAGACGGAGGATTATCTGCGGGATTTCGGCTTCTCGGAGAACATGATCGACCGCTTCTTCCGCCCCTTCTTCGGCGGCATCTTTCTGGAGAAGGATCTGCGCACCAGCGCACGCATGATGCTGTTTTTGTTCTCCATGTTTGACCGCGCAGGCACCGCCCTGCCGGCACGCGGCATGCAGTCCATCCCCGAGCAGCTGGCCATGTCCCTGCCTCCCGGCAGCCTGCGGCTGAATGCACCTGTCTCCGCCGTGCGTGCCGGAGAGGTGACGCTGGACACAGGAGAGGTGCTGCAGGCAGACCACGTCATCGTGGCCGTGGGCGAGGAGGTGGCCAGCCGCCTTCTTCCTGCCGAGGAAAACAGCGCTCCGCTGCTGCCCAGCCGCTCCACCACCTGCCTCTACTTTGCCACGGATGAGCTGCCGCCCGGAGATGCCATCCTGCATCTGGACGGCGATGGACGCGGACCGGTGAACAGCGTGCTGGTACTCTCCCGCGTCTCGCCGCACTATGCTCCGCCCGGACAGCATCTGATCTCCGCCTCCATCATCGGAGCACCTTCCAGCACCGAGCTGGAGCAGGTGGTACGTGAGCAGATGTGCCGCTGGTTTGGCGACAAGGTCGTCTCCCGCTGGCGCCACCTGCGCACCTACCAGATCCGCCACGCCCAGCCGGAAAGCCGCCAGCTGCGCCTGGGCACAGGCCCGCTCTCCAGCGTGATCCAGCCCGGCCTCTACCGCTGCGGCGACTGGTGCGAAAACGTCTCCATCAACGGCGCGCTGCTCAGCGGCCGTCGGTGCGGAATGGCGGTAATGAAATCGTTGGGAGATCCGAGCTTGGATTGACCACCGGAGGCGACTCTGTGGGCAGCACGAAAGGATTGATGGTGGCCGGAGCGTTGGTCAGCCGCACCTCCACCTTGGTGGCCCCAAATTTATCCTTTTTCTTTTCTGCAAGGGCGCGCAGCTCCTGTGCCACGCTTTCGGCATCGGCGCGGTTGGCAAGATCGTGAATGGTCAGGGTGGTGACACCCACGCCCGGCTGCACCTCGATCTTGCTGGCCGGCACACCCATGCCCTCATGGATGAGCTTCTCCCACTCGGCGGCATGCTGCAGATCTGTGGCCGTGACCAGACCCGCCTGATGGTAGCGATCCTCGTTCGGATTGTGCGCAGTCGTGGCAGAGGCTGCTGGCTTGCTCTGGCAGGCAGCCAGACAGGCGCACACAGAGAGTGGGAGGAAGAGTCTGAGGGTCACAGTTTGAGGAATGCTTTCTGCTTATACAGCCACCAGCAGATGAGCCAAAGCACAAATAGCACGCCGCAACGATCAATCACAGGCGCCCAATAGGCCGGGAAGGCCGTCTCTGGCAGGTGCTTGTGCAGGTTCTCCAGGATCCAGCCTGCGCACAGGCTGTGAAGCAGATAGATGATGATGCTGTTCATGCCCACGACCACCAGTGGAAACACCAGCCGCCGCATGCCGAGGATCTCCACCACGAGATAAAAAATGGAAAGCAGGATGAGCACCCAGCCACCGCTAAGCACGGCCCAGGAGGGCGTCCAGATGCGCTTCACCACGGGCAGAAGTGTGTACTGGTCCAGCTGCGGGCCCACGAAGGGCAGCACACGCACATCCAGCACGGTGCCCAGCACCAACAGCAGAATGCCAATAATGAAAAGCGTGGCACACTTGCTCTTGTCAGACTTGGTGCTGCGCATGAGGAAGCTGCCGGTCAGTGCGCCGCCCAGCATGGTGGCCAGTGCGGGGATAAAATTCAGCGTCTGATAACCACCGGCATTGTATTGAAAGGGCTGCGCCTGCGGCAGCAAATTGAGGAACCAGCGGTCAAACGCCGCGGCGGCATTCGTGTGGATGCTCCAGTGTCCGGCAAAGCCCTGCAGCACGGCACGCTCCGTGCCCTTCATGCCGGAGATGGCGGCCAGATCCTGAGCCGAGGGCAGCGGGTGATTCACAAAGAACCAGGTGTATCCCGCCAGGATAAGAATGATGGCAGAGAGCACATACTCCCAGCCCATGCGGGTGAACAGAAAGAGGAAGAAGTACCCCAGGCCAATCTGCGCCAGCACATTGGTGAAGGCAAAAACCGTGTGCTTGTCCGCCGAGCGCGTGGCCAGCATCACCCCCAGTGCCACCAGCAGGATGGAGCGTGAGAGCGCGTGCCAGGCCATGCCAATGTAGGACTGCCCGTGCTCGCGCCGCTTGGCGTAGGAAAACGGCACCGCCATGCCCACCATGAACATGAAGCTCGGCTGGATCAGGTCCCACAACGAACAGCCCTGCCAGTCCTGATGGGCAAACTGGGGCTTGATGAACTCCCAGAGGGTGCCCGGATGCGCGGAGGCCATCTGCACAATGCCGAAGCCCGAGGAGGCCATCAGCAGCATGATGAACCCTCGAAACGCATCGAGGGAAAGGAGTCGTTGGTTGGTGGTGGTTGGATTCATGGCGTGAACCACCAACGCCGCTTGCGCGCGCCTGCTATCGGGCGCGGCTCAGGTATTCAAAATCAGGCGGCTGCCTTAAGCACTTCGTGCGTGTGGATCGCAGGATTCACGATGTCGCGCACAAACTGGGCAGGTTCCGCGCCTTCGCCAAAGACGTAGATGCGGGTGCGCAGCGTCAGCTTTTTGATCTCAAAGCCCGGATTTGGCGTGCCCCGGTAGTAGTTGAGGATCATCTCCTTCTCCAGGTCCAGCGCCGCGCCTTTCATGCCGTATTCCAGCACAAAGGCGGCCTTGGCAAACGCGGGCTCTCCGCCCACGCGGGCCTCCTGGCTGATGGAGTCGATCAGCACCTTGTCCACAAAGGCCTTCAGCGCGGCCTCGTCTCCTTCAAACTCGATCTTGTACACCCGGCCCTCGCGGTACTTCAGCGGCAGCGGATGCGGGGCATACAGCAGCTTGTGGCAGTCGCTTTCAGTGTCGAATTTACCGAGGATTTCAAAAATTTGGGTCACAGTGGTGGCGGGGATGGTTGCCCCCTCCCTAGCGGAGAACACCGCCCCGCGCAAGCCCGCAGCCAGGTCCTGTGAATCCCTCTTGCCACTCCAGCCCCGGCCTGCTAGAACTGCGCTGTTATGCCCCGAATTCAATTCACCACTCCTGAAGGTGCTTCCGGCACACTCGAACTCGACTCTGAACGCATGTCCCTGGGCCGCGCTGACGACAATCAGCTCGTGATCGCAGATGAATCCGTTTCCAGTCATCATGGTGAAGTCTCCTTCGACGGCAGCGGCTGGACCCTCACCGACCTCGGTTCCACCAACGGCACCAAACTCGGCGGCTCCCGTGTGGAAAGCATTCAGCTCACCGCAGGTGGTGCCTTCCAGCTCGGAAACGTCAACTGCGTGTTTATCGGAGACGAAGCCGCTGAGGAGGATGCCTATTCCGCCCCCACGATCATGGTCTCCGCACCAGCCAGCGGCGGCTACGGCAGCCAGCCCTACAACGGAAAGCTGCGCCAGGGCTTTGGCCCGAAGGTGAAGGAAAAGAACCCCGGCGGCGCCTTGCTGACCCTGCTGGGCGTCGTGGGCCTTCTGGCATGCGGTGCCGCTGTTTATTTTGCCAATCAAATGGGAGTCAACTGAGACCGAAACATCCGTAAACATCATCTGAGCACGCGCTCGCTTTCCGGGTCTTTTTGCGCCTGGATATTCCAGCGGTCATTACACCGCCGTGGCACAGCCTGCGCGTCACAAAAAACCCCTCGCGGGCCCCTTCCCCAAGGCACCGCCATCCCCTGAAAAAAGAATCCATGTCCAATACAGTCATTGTCGGCGCCCAGTGGGGCGATGAAGGAAAAGGTAAAATCGTTGACTACCTCACCGAAGGAGCAGACGTCGTCGTGCGCGCCGCAGGCGGCAACAACGCCGGCCACACCGTGATCAGCGGCGGCACCAAGTACATCCTGCACCTCATTCCCTCCGGCATTCTGTGGAAGGACAAGGTCTGCGTCATCGGCAACGGCGTGGTCATGGACCCCATCGGCCTGCTGGAAGAAATGGCCAAACTGCGCGGCCAGGGCGTGTCCATCACGCCTGAAAACCTGCTCATCAGCGAAACCGCCCACTTGGTGATGCCCTACCACCGTGGTCTGGACAAGGCCCGCGAAGCCAAGCGCGGCGACAAGAAGATCGGCACCACCGGACGCGGCATCGGCCCGGCCTACGCCGACAAGGTGGAGCGCGACGGCCTGCGCACCGTCCTCATGACCCAGCCGGAGATCTTTGAAGAAGAGCTGCGCGACCGCCTGGCCCGCCACAATGCCACCTTTGCCGAGCTGGGAGTCGATCTTGTGCCAGTGGAGGAAACCGTGAAGGTCATGCTCGAAGCAGCCCGCACGCTGGCCCCGCACATCACCAACACCACCGTGTATCTGCACGAAGCCATCAAGGCCGGTAAAAACCTGCTTTTTGAAGGCGCGCAGGGCACCTACCTGGACATCGACCACGGCACCTACCCCTTCGTCACCTCCTCCAACACCACCTCCGGCGGGGCCTGCACCGGCTCTGGCGTGCCTCCGCGCATGATCGACAAGGTGGTGGCCGTGGGCAAGGCCTACACCACCCGCGTGGGCAGCGGTCCCTTTGTGACGGAAAACGACGACATCGGCGACATGCTGCACAACATGGGCCGCGAATTTGGCGCCACCACCGGCCGTGCCCGCCGCTGCGGCTGGCTGGACGCCGTGCTGGTGCGCTACG
The sequence above is drawn from the Prosthecobacter vanneervenii genome and encodes:
- the rfbD gene encoding dTDP-4-dehydrorhamnose reductase encodes the protein MPAPRILILGATGGLGRALQSHFSPRFQTSTLGRAELDFEKPDTVSAALAGRDFDVLLNAAGMTSPDVCEVEPQRAFLANAVTPQVLAECCQKRGARMVHFSTDYVFSGEPHDVLTEQDETLPVNVYGRTKLAGEQAVLQASPRALVARVSWLFGHFKASHPDNIIQKALQTDDLAAVVDKVSAPTSNADICRWVEQLIISHPDVSGPLHLCNSGIASWHSWAEAALEIAHRLGLPVKTTRVQPIPLASLTQLKAPRPLMTLMSNQKLGGLLGAEIRSWYDALEEYLVEKYQPK
- a CDS encoding FAD-dependent oxidoreductase codes for the protein MIVGAGLAGLACARVLAAAGRPFMILEASNAVGGRVRTDKVDGFLLDRGFQIFLPAYPEARRVLDYEALDLRPIYRGADVFVKNRFHRMADPLAHPLAALKNMGEEVATLRDKWTTLLLRKEVFGMREPPLELPEMETEDYLRDFGFSENMIDRFFRPFFGGIFLEKDLRTSARMMLFLFSMFDRAGTALPARGMQSIPEQLAMSLPPGSLRLNAPVSAVRAGEVTLDTGEVLQADHVIVAVGEEVASRLLPAEENSAPLLPSRSTTCLYFATDELPPGDAILHLDGDGRGPVNSVLVLSRVSPHYAPPGQHLISASIIGAPSSTELEQVVREQMCRWFGDKVVSRWRHLRTYQIRHAQPESRQLRLGTGPLSSVIQPGLYRCGDWCENVSINGALLSGRRCGMAVMKSLGDPSLD
- a CDS encoding acyltransferase family protein; this translates as MNPTTTNQRLLSLDAFRGFIMLLMASSGFGIVQMASAHPGTLWEFIKPQFAHQDWQGCSLWDLIQPSFMFMVGMAVPFSYAKRREHGQSYIGMAWHALSRSILLVALGVMLATRSADKHTVFAFTNVLAQIGLGYFFLFLFTRMGWEYVLSAIILILAGYTWFFVNHPLPSAQDLAAISGMKGTERAVLQGFAGHWSIHTNAAAAFDRWFLNLLPQAQPFQYNAGGYQTLNFIPALATMLGGALTGSFLMRSTKSDKSKCATLFIIGILLLVLGTVLDVRVLPFVGPQLDQYTLLPVVKRIWTPSWAVLSGGWVLILLSIFYLVVEILGMRRLVFPLVVVGMNSIIIYLLHSLCAGWILENLHKHLPETAFPAYWAPVIDRCGVLFVLWLICWWLYKQKAFLKL
- a CDS encoding FHA domain-containing protein, with amino-acid sequence MPRIQFTTPEGASGTLELDSERMSLGRADDNQLVIADESVSSHHGEVSFDGSGWTLTDLGSTNGTKLGGSRVESIQLTAGGAFQLGNVNCVFIGDEAAEEDAYSAPTIMVSAPASGGYGSQPYNGKLRQGFGPKVKEKNPGGALLTLLGVVGLLACGAAVYFANQMGVN
- a CDS encoding adenylosuccinate synthase, which gives rise to MSNTVIVGAQWGDEGKGKIVDYLTEGADVVVRAAGGNNAGHTVISGGTKYILHLIPSGILWKDKVCVIGNGVVMDPIGLLEEMAKLRGQGVSITPENLLISETAHLVMPYHRGLDKAREAKRGDKKIGTTGRGIGPAYADKVERDGLRTVLMTQPEIFEEELRDRLARHNATFAELGVDLVPVEETVKVMLEAARTLAPHITNTTVYLHEAIKAGKNLLFEGAQGTYLDIDHGTYPFVTSSNTTSGGACTGSGVPPRMIDKVVAVGKAYTTRVGSGPFVTENDDIGDMLHNMGREFGATTGRARRCGWLDAVLVRYAVMLNGADELAITNLDGLDGLDTIQICTAYTLRGKTIHYPPSTAADLAACVPVYETHQGWKQDLSGIKKFSDLPPLAKAYLKRMEELTGARISLVGVGPDREQTLIV